One Pantoea trifolii genomic region harbors:
- a CDS encoding glutathione peroxidase has translation MTTFHQLNAISLRGQPISMADFTGKLVLVVNTASHCGFTPQYAGLEALYKKHAAQGLVILGFPCNQFGKQEPGSADDIAQTCQINYGVSFPMFEKVEVNGAATHPVFRYLKDELPGVLGGRIKWNFTKFLIGRDGKPLKRFAPITTPEKMEAAILAALES, from the coding sequence ATGACCACCTTTCACCAACTCAATGCCATCAGCCTGCGTGGCCAGCCTATCTCAATGGCCGATTTCACCGGCAAGCTGGTTCTGGTGGTTAACACCGCCAGCCATTGTGGATTCACGCCACAATATGCCGGTCTCGAAGCACTTTACAAAAAGCACGCCGCTCAGGGGCTGGTGATCCTGGGGTTCCCCTGTAACCAGTTCGGTAAGCAGGAACCCGGCAGCGCCGATGATATCGCGCAGACCTGCCAAATTAACTACGGTGTGAGCTTTCCGATGTTTGAGAAAGTTGAGGTCAACGGCGCCGCAACGCATCCGGTTTTTCGCTATCTAAAAGACGAATTGCCCGGCGTGCTGGGAGGGCGCATCAAGTGGAACTTCACTAAGTTTCTCATCGGACGTGATGGCAAACCGCTCAAGCGTTTTGCGCCAATCACCACTCCGGAGAAAATGGAAGCCGCAATCCTTGCTGCACTAGAAAGCTAA
- a CDS encoding MurR/RpiR family transcriptional regulator, which produces MFDARKLSTLNALESCVHNYIIKNINAVIYMTIRELADNSGVSTATILRFCKKMDFNGYSELKASMKLHLNRNSTLLIPHGAEEILTFFKSIRNDEFDEMIKQAAEYIRDAERVFFAGAGSSGTLGRYGARFFSNMGKFSNHIDDPYYPVSSDMVQSSVAIVLSVSGETPEIVKLARQFVIHHCKVIAITCNPDSTLAKLADFIVPYHVSRILIDNEYDITTQVPVIFILESIGRKLVVNNVSEMSRGVTFL; this is translated from the coding sequence ATGTTTGACGCAAGAAAGTTATCCACTTTAAACGCCCTCGAAAGCTGCGTGCACAATTATATTATCAAAAACATTAATGCCGTTATTTATATGACGATAAGGGAGCTTGCCGATAATTCGGGTGTGTCTACCGCAACGATTCTGCGATTCTGTAAAAAAATGGATTTCAATGGTTACTCAGAACTCAAAGCCAGTATGAAGTTACACCTGAACAGAAATAGCACATTACTTATTCCTCATGGCGCTGAGGAAATATTAACCTTTTTTAAAAGCATCAGAAACGATGAGTTTGATGAGATGATTAAGCAGGCAGCAGAGTATATTCGTGATGCAGAACGGGTGTTCTTTGCCGGCGCTGGCAGCTCTGGCACGCTTGGCAGGTATGGCGCCCGTTTCTTCTCTAACATGGGCAAGTTCAGCAATCACATTGACGATCCCTATTATCCGGTGAGCTCGGACATGGTGCAGAGTTCAGTGGCTATCGTGCTTTCTGTCTCTGGCGAAACCCCCGAAATAGTGAAACTCGCCAGACAATTTGTTATTCACCATTGCAAAGTGATTGCGATAACCTGTAATCCTGATTCAACCCTGGCAAAACTCGCTGACTTTATTGTTCCCTATCATGTGTCCCGCATTTTAATTGATAACGAATACGATATTACCACGCAGGTTCCGGTTATTTTTATTCTTGAATCAATAGGCAGAAAACTGGTGGTGAATAATGTCAGTGAGATGTCACGTGGTGTGACATTTTTGTAA
- a CDS encoding PTS transporter subunit EIIC, with the protein MAINYTDSAKEIVKLIGSDNNVISVTHCATRLRFVLKDYALVEVESLKRVKGVITAMQASGQMQVVIGNHVGDAYREVQNLLNIDESVAVTPPNVGIVSRVMDIISSIFAPFLYPLAACGVLQGIISLLTAIGWMDPASGTYRILNFVSWTGFTFLPVMVAFTAAKKFNVNPFTAVIAACALVSPDYLNMLTANKILTANSADPAVHALMQSAVENPAISKVLVEIAGIPLDAAPLTFMGLPVQYLSYTSSVIPIILMVWGMSYVQRFFERLLPMVIRNLFTPMFCLAIMVPLTLLAFGPVGNMIGGAIGGVYNTLYHLSPSVAGFVVGALWMPLVTLGVHWGITPVTVGNYATLGYDTFTGLQASAVFGMAGAVLGVYLKAKDAELKRMALSAGVTALFGITEPAIYGVALRLKRPMICGCLAGAAGGMIAGAFNAVSWSYCIPGIAVLPVFFKEGHMTQFLGFLISIFVAFVLGMVFSWVAGFKEDSQPDVRPVPQPGTI; encoded by the coding sequence ATGGCAATAAATTATACGGATTCTGCGAAAGAGATCGTAAAGCTGATAGGTAGCGATAATAACGTGATAAGTGTCACGCATTGCGCCACACGTCTGAGGTTTGTGCTTAAAGATTATGCTCTGGTCGAGGTTGAATCACTCAAGCGGGTGAAAGGGGTGATTACCGCGATGCAGGCCAGCGGCCAGATGCAGGTGGTTATCGGCAATCACGTCGGTGATGCTTACCGCGAAGTGCAAAATCTACTCAATATCGATGAAAGTGTTGCGGTAACACCGCCTAATGTCGGTATTGTTAGCCGCGTTATGGATATCATCTCCAGCATCTTTGCGCCTTTCCTCTATCCGCTGGCAGCCTGCGGTGTGCTGCAGGGCATCATTTCGCTGCTGACCGCCATCGGCTGGATGGATCCGGCAAGCGGCACCTATCGCATTCTTAATTTTGTTTCGTGGACCGGCTTTACCTTCCTGCCCGTCATGGTGGCTTTTACCGCCGCGAAAAAATTCAACGTAAATCCGTTTACAGCGGTAATCGCCGCCTGTGCGCTGGTGTCGCCGGATTACCTGAATATGCTGACGGCCAACAAAATACTCACCGCCAACTCAGCCGATCCAGCTGTGCATGCTTTGATGCAGAGCGCGGTTGAAAACCCGGCTATTTCAAAAGTGCTGGTGGAGATTGCTGGCATTCCGCTGGATGCCGCGCCGCTGACCTTTATGGGCTTGCCGGTTCAGTATCTGAGTTACACCTCGTCGGTGATCCCGATTATTTTGATGGTTTGGGGCATGTCGTATGTTCAGCGGTTCTTTGAGCGCCTGCTACCGATGGTGATACGCAACCTGTTCACGCCGATGTTCTGTCTCGCCATCATGGTTCCACTCACGCTGCTGGCATTTGGTCCGGTCGGTAACATGATTGGTGGCGCCATCGGTGGCGTTTACAACACGCTCTATCACCTCAGTCCTTCCGTTGCCGGATTTGTGGTCGGTGCCTTGTGGATGCCGCTGGTTACATTAGGCGTGCATTGGGGCATCACGCCCGTGACCGTCGGCAACTATGCAACCTTGGGCTACGACACCTTTACCGGCTTACAAGCTTCTGCGGTATTTGGCATGGCGGGTGCGGTGCTTGGCGTCTACCTGAAGGCGAAAGATGCTGAGCTCAAGCGTATGGCGCTCTCTGCAGGTGTGACGGCGCTGTTTGGTATCACTGAACCCGCCATCTACGGTGTGGCATTACGCCTAAAACGGCCAATGATCTGTGGCTGCCTCGCGGGTGCTGCAGGCGGCATGATTGCCGGTGCATTCAACGCGGTTTCATGGAGTTACTGCATTCCAGGTATTGCCGTCCTGCCGGTGTTCTTTAAAGAAGGGCACATGACGCAATTCCTCGGCTTCCTGATATCCATTTTCGTTGCATTCGTTTTGGGCATGGTCTTCTCCTGGGTAGCGGGATTCAAAGAAGACAGCCAGCCAGACGTTCGCCCTGTGCCGCAGCCTGGCACCATCTGA
- a CDS encoding 6-phospho-beta-glucosidase: MNNQFPKNFMWGGAVAAHQVEGAWDKGGKGPSIVDVLTSGAHGVDRVITSGIQDDCFYANHEASDFYHRYPEDIALLAEMGFRCFRTSIAWSRIFPRGDEALPNQEGLRFYDALFDELLKYGIEPVITLSHFEMPNFLVTEYGGWKNRKVLDFFVHFSAVVIERFQHKVKYWMTFNEINNQRNWKTPLFGYCCSGVIFTHEPNPEECMYQVLHHQFVASAQVVKLGHDINPELKIGCMIAMVPLYPFSCHPDDVMYAQEAMRERFFFSDVHMRGHYPAYILNEWQRKGYHIAMEPDDAQILREGCADYIGLSYYMSNAVSKENAGSGTALSGFEGSVPNPHVKASDWGWQIDPVGLRYVLNILYERYEKPLFVVENGFGAIDKLDEKGEVNDDYRIDYLRAHIEQMKKAVTEDGVDLMGYTPWGCIDCVSFTTGQYSKRYGFIYVNKNDDGSGDFARSKKKSFDWYRRVIASNGEEL; the protein is encoded by the coding sequence ATGAATAATCAATTCCCAAAAAATTTCATGTGGGGCGGCGCGGTTGCGGCTCACCAGGTCGAAGGTGCGTGGGATAAAGGCGGAAAAGGCCCGAGCATTGTCGATGTGCTGACCAGCGGGGCGCACGGCGTTGATCGCGTTATCACCTCGGGCATTCAGGATGACTGCTTTTATGCCAATCACGAGGCATCCGACTTTTACCATCGTTATCCTGAAGACATCGCGCTGCTGGCCGAAATGGGCTTCCGCTGCTTCCGCACCTCAATTGCATGGTCGCGTATTTTTCCGCGCGGCGATGAAGCTTTACCGAACCAAGAGGGGCTGCGTTTTTACGATGCATTATTTGATGAGCTGTTGAAATACGGGATTGAACCCGTTATTACGCTGTCCCATTTTGAAATGCCCAATTTCCTGGTCACCGAATATGGCGGCTGGAAAAATAGAAAGGTTTTGGACTTCTTTGTCCACTTCAGCGCAGTGGTTATTGAACGCTTCCAGCACAAAGTAAAATACTGGATGACCTTCAATGAAATTAATAATCAGCGCAACTGGAAAACCCCGCTTTTCGGTTATTGCTGTTCCGGTGTTATTTTCACCCACGAGCCTAATCCTGAAGAGTGCATGTATCAGGTTCTGCATCATCAATTTGTTGCCAGTGCTCAAGTGGTGAAGTTAGGACACGACATTAATCCTGAACTGAAAATTGGCTGCATGATCGCCATGGTGCCGCTGTATCCGTTTTCCTGTCACCCAGATGACGTGATGTATGCCCAGGAAGCGATGAGGGAACGATTCTTTTTTAGTGATGTTCACATGCGCGGTCATTATCCGGCTTATATCCTCAATGAATGGCAGCGCAAGGGATACCACATTGCGATGGAGCCCGATGATGCGCAGATCCTGCGCGAAGGATGTGCCGATTATATCGGGCTGAGCTATTACATGAGTAATGCAGTCAGTAAAGAAAATGCCGGCAGCGGGACCGCACTATCAGGATTCGAAGGAAGTGTTCCGAATCCACACGTTAAAGCCTCCGATTGGGGCTGGCAGATCGATCCGGTAGGCCTGCGTTATGTGCTGAATATTCTCTATGAGCGTTATGAAAAGCCGCTTTTCGTGGTTGAAAACGGTTTTGGTGCCATCGACAAATTGGATGAAAAGGGCGAGGTCAATGACGACTACCGCATCGACTATCTGCGCGCGCATATTGAACAGATGAAAAAAGCCGTCACCGAAGATGGTGTCGATCTTATGGGATATACTCCTTGGGGATGTATTGACTGTGTATCCTTTACCACTGGCCAATACAGCAAGCGTTATGGCTTTATCTACGTAAATAAAAACGATGATGGTAGCGGAGATTTTGCCCGCTCGAAGAAGAAGAGTTTTGACTGGTATCGCCGGGTCATCGCCAGCAACGGCGAAGAACTCTAA
- a CDS encoding RipA family octameric membrane protein: protein MRITIEPADQPFIHRLLAEEIESIDTASTNATLLQQALHSARQQKNHEADLDWRRNALFLLLFVFLYAALGASLTLDLTPQASSHKSLAYALEAVPVLIAFSGLFVSLLYVFLTRSGARRLRNWEQGIFVLEKYSGANFSRQINEMGSRTTDYSQSAINVALALFICVTWVVMYNYFTFTTSGVIGSVISLFITTMTYVILDIQLLKSNSSIAIDEPLIPAEEEKEKP, encoded by the coding sequence ATGCGCATCACCATTGAACCGGCCGATCAGCCGTTTATTCACCGCTTATTGGCTGAAGAGATTGAAAGTATTGACACCGCATCCACCAATGCCACGTTATTACAGCAGGCGCTGCACAGCGCGCGCCAGCAGAAGAATCACGAAGCCGATCTCGACTGGCGGCGCAACGCGCTGTTTCTGCTGCTGTTTGTGTTTTTATATGCCGCGCTGGGTGCGTCATTAACTTTGGATCTCACGCCGCAGGCATCCAGCCATAAAAGCCTCGCTTATGCGCTGGAAGCGGTGCCGGTACTGATCGCCTTCTCCGGTTTATTTGTCTCGCTGCTCTACGTATTTCTCACCCGCAGCGGCGCACGTCGTTTGCGTAATTGGGAACAGGGAATTTTTGTGCTGGAGAAATACAGCGGCGCGAATTTCAGTCGGCAAATTAATGAAATGGGATCACGCACCACCGATTATTCGCAGTCGGCAATTAACGTTGCGCTGGCGCTGTTTATTTGTGTGACCTGGGTGGTGATGTATAACTATTTCACCTTCACCACCAGCGGCGTGATTGGCAGCGTGATTTCGTTATTCATTACCACTATGACCTACGTGATTCTGGATATTCAGCTGCTGAAATCTAATTCATCCATCGCCATTGATGAACCGCTGATTCCGGCTGAAGAAGAGAAAGAGAAGCCTTAA